A stretch of DNA from Methanolinea mesophila:
CAGAGTTTCATCGCCACTCCCGATCCCGGGAATGTCAACTGCTGGGGTGCAGGGACCCGGTACGTGGTATGGAACTTTACGGTAGACGGGCAGCCGTACAGTTTCGGGGAGCCCTCGCTCCAGCCGGTGACTTATACCTTCACTGATGTTTCGGAGAACCACACCATCCAGGCGAACTTCGCGAAAATGTTCATCACCGCCCGTCCTACCCTGCAGTTCGATGCCGAGCCGCAGTCGGGGTTCATCCCTCTCGAGGTGAATTTCACGCAGACGGACGTGAGCACCCATGACTCGGTCCTCTGGGATTTCGGTGACAATACGACCTCCACGGATGAGAATCCGGCGCATACCTACGAACTGGAGGGGAGTTACAATGTATCGCTCACCATATTTTGCGGTAACGACTCATATTCCTCAACAAAGGATGATTTCATCACAGCATGGGCCCCAATTGTAATCGGTGGCGACAAGGGGTATTACCTCGTCCACTGTAATGTCGACGGGGCACGAGTATATTTCGGGGATTCCTATGTGGGAAGCATCGAGAACGGGACCCTCCTGGTCCAGGTCTGCCTGACCTGCACCCCGTTCTTCGATTATACGGTTGAAAAGCCGGGGTACGAGCCGTTCACCGCTGCGATCACGGACCGGCCCGCCAAGGACGAGACCGTGGACCTCTATGCGGAGCTGGTCCCGGTCGAGACCTTCGAGGTCCCGCTCGGGAACGGATGGAACCTTCTCTCCACCCCCTTCGAGACCCAGTGGGAGGAGTCCACCCTGGAAACAATCCTGGACATCAGGGGACAGCCCCAGATCAGGTCGGTGCTCGGGTGGAACGGGTACTGGTACATCCCTTCGGGGTCTGACACCCTCTCCCCGCTCGACGCCCTCTACGTGAATGTGGACGGTTCGGCCACTGCGTATCTCTCGCCGTCCACAGGAGTGACCTCCCCGCCCTCCCGGGTGCTCAACGAAGGGCCAAACCTCATCGGGTCGTCGCCGTTCTACGAGAACGGGACGTTCCCGGCGATACCGCTAAACCAGGCCCTGATAAGCATCAACGAGACCTCCGGGGGAGGGACCGGTTACATCATCGTGATCAGCCCGGGGAACAACCAGCCGGGATGGGGGTATGCCCGGGGGATGACCATTCCCGATATCCTGCCGTTCAAGGGGTACTGGGTCGTAATGGAAAACTCCGACACCCTCTACGGGTTCTGTACAACCCCGCTCGGGGGCTGAACTAATTTCCGCCACCTCATTTTTCGACCGGCCGGTACGAAGGTCCTGTGAATCCGGGAGACATTCGGGTATTGACCGATGAACCCGACCCCAAATCCTCACCCCTTGGGACCGGCCCATAACAGCCTGTTTTTGCTCCTTCC
This window harbors:
- a CDS encoding PKD domain-containing protein → MEKTRCGYLLPAIALLICMAILTAGAGAEILEDEGNESATYTITATAGPDGSIDPAGSIAVAAGENQSFIATPDPGNVNCWGAGTRYVVWNFTVDGQPYSFGEPSLQPVTYTFTDVSENHTIQANFAKMFITARPTLQFDAEPQSGFIPLEVNFTQTDVSTHDSVLWDFGDNTTSTDENPAHTYELEGSYNVSLTIFCGNDSYSSTKDDFITAWAPIVIGGDKGYYLVHCNVDGARVYFGDSYVGSIENGTLLVQVCLTCTPFFDYTVEKPGYEPFTAAITDRPAKDETVDLYAELVPVETFEVPLGNGWNLLSTPFETQWEESTLETILDIRGQPQIRSVLGWNGYWYIPSGSDTLSPLDALYVNVDGSATAYLSPSTGVTSPPSRVLNEGPNLIGSSPFYENGTFPAIPLNQALISINETSGGGTGYIIVISPGNNQPGWGYARGMTIPDILPFKGYWVVMENSDTLYGFCTTPLGG